Proteins from a single region of Primulina tabacum isolate GXHZ01 chromosome 5, ASM2559414v2, whole genome shotgun sequence:
- the LOC142547018 gene encoding F-box protein SKIP22-like, whose product MKLRLRSIDSKETLKVEAPNACTLRQLKQILSQNLPNSPSPASIRLSLNRKDELRSASPGAEDSLQVLGVAAGDLIFFTLNPDSVQNYSPVSEQEVGNDSNPENIHPSLESEASQDLNAGDSLSEPKISESDGLNRKTPDTATQLEESAGGYMELDDGCDDNYNVSDGFSADAVEDSFSVTGYLRKVFTDELNDDCGRDHRLILVAIHAVFSESGFVGFDRNSNKQIDNFQFKNNWPSDGFMPSVSYTLPDIVARGGGIDNIFLKFHSLGKFMTVYGSLENESRGHSTHFLKLNEDELVPLLNVVWANCDLTKSIEGFDGGVSSTSPEKELFKFWREVKDNLVFPLLIGLCEKNGLKLPPCFTRLPTDLKMKILELLPGVDVAKTSCVCSELRDLASSNDLWKSKFNEQFPNERTEGQGYASWKKAFAVAWEKEKRRNVEERRGIRAAVRSTRHPNPFFVPQVPRMIGGPHDIWPVLGAGTRTGPRDRVNPRIRNFSPPCRLGGQNNRGLI is encoded by the coding sequence ATGAAACTCAGGCTCAGATCAATTGATTCCAAAGAAACCCTAAAAGTCGAAGCCCCGAATGCATGTACCCTTCGCCAACTCAAGCAGATTCTTTCTCAAAACCTCCCGAATTCCCCCTCTCCCGCTTCGATTCGCCTCTCCCTGAATAGAAAAGACGAGCTTCGGTCCGCTTCGCCGGGTGCCGAAGACTCTCTCCAGGTTTTAGGGGTCGCGGCTGGTGATCTTATATTCTTTACTCTCAACCCTGATTCAGTGCAGAACTATTCCCCTGTTTCGGAGCAAGAAGTTGGTAATGATTCGAACCCCGAAAATATTCATCCCTCCCTGGAATCTGAAGCTTCTCAAGATTTGAATGCCGGTGATAGCCTCAGCGAACCCAAGATTTCGGAGTCTGATGGGTTGAATAGGAAAACACCAGATACGGCAACCCAGTTGGAGGAATCTGCGGGGGGTTACATGGAGTTAGATGATGGTTGTGATGACAATTACAATGTTAGTGATGGCTTTTCAGCAGACGCGGTCGAGGATTCATTTTCTGTAACTGGGTATTTGAGGAAAGTATTCACGGACGAGTTGAACGATGATTGTGGACGTGATCACAGGTTGATTTTAGTGGCAATTCATGCGGTATTTTCAGAATCTGGTTTTGTGGGATTTGATCGAAATTCAAATAAGCAAATTGATAATTTTCAGTTTAAGAATAATTGGCCTTCAGATGGTTTTATGCCGTCTGTGTCATACACTTTGCCAGACATTGTTGCCCGGGGTGGTGGAATTGAcaacattttcttgaaatttcacAGCTTAGGGAAGTTCATGACTGTTTATGGATCGTTAGAGAATGAATCAAGGGGACACAGTACGCactttttgaaattgaatgagGATGAACTAGTGCCACTTTTGAATGTTGTCTGGGCGAATTGTGATTTGACCAAAAGTATTGAAGGATTCGATGGAGGTGTTTCGAGTACATCACCTGAGAAAGAGTTGTTTAAGTTTTGGAGAGAAGTGAAAGATAATCTTGTATTCCCATTGTTGATCGGTTTATGTGAGAAAAATGGTTTAAAACTACCTCCTTGCTTTACAAGACTGCCTACTGATCTAAAAATGAAAATCCTGGAGTTGCTGCCTGGTGTTGATGTAGCTAAGACAAGCTGTGTGTGCTCGGAACTGCGAGATTTGGCGTCAAGCAATGACTTGTGGAAGTCAAAGTTTAATGAACAATTTCCAAATGAGAGAACCGAGGGTCAGGGATATGCTAGTTGGAAAAAGGCGTTTGCCGTGGCTTGGGAGAAGGAGAAGCGCAGGAATGTTGAGGAAAGGAGGGGGATCAGAGCAGCAGTTAGGAGCACAAGGCATCCAAACCCATTCTTTGTCCCTCAGGTACCTCGTATGATAGGCGGTCCACACGATATTTGGCCCGTCCTTGGGGCTGGTACCCGTACTGGGCCCCGTGATCGAGTCAATCCTCGAATTCGGAATTTTTCTCCACCATGTAGACTTGGAGGGCAAAACAACAGGGGACTTATCTGA
- the LOC142547019 gene encoding inositol-tetrakisphosphate 1-kinase 4-like isoform X2, with the protein MQLNGEISDSCIRDEEEEEIGETHVNSAGPDISSSPPTSPSVSPSPSVVIGCALTSKKKKSFLQPKLIRLSRSKGIQYVSIDLNRPLLEQGPFDIILQKLTGKEWSQSIKDYQREYPAVIILDPPQAIQHVHNRQSMLEEVAELKLPDCYGKVSIPRQLVVMEDPAAIPDEVTKAGLRVPLVVKPLFVDGSAKSHELFLAYDQLSPSELEPPMVLQEFINHGGVLFKVYVIGESVKVARRFSLPDITKCDLPKISGVFRFPRVSCAAASADEADLDPAVAELPPRPLLEGLARELRNRLGLRLFNVDMIRQKGTKDLYYVIDINYFPGYGKMPEYEHIFTDFVLGLVQNKHKQRPPAV; encoded by the exons ATGCAATTGAACGGAGAGATTTCAGATTCATGCATCcgtgatgaagaagaagaagagattGGCGAAACACATGTGAATTCTGCCGGGCCCGACATTTCTTCTTCACCGCCTACTTCTCCCTCAGTGTCGCCCTCGCCGAGTGTTGTGATCGGCTGTGCTCTTACTTCAAAGAAGAAAAAGAGTTTCTTGCAGCCGAAACTTATCCGATTGTCCCG AAGCAAGGGGATACAGTATGTCTCCATTGACTTGAACAGACCTTTATTGGAGCAAGGACCATTCGACATTATTTTACAAAAA TTAACTGGAAAAGAGTGGTCCCAGTCAATTAAG gATTATCAGAGAGAATATCCTGCGGTTATTATTTTGGATCCTCCTCAAGCCATACAACATGTTCACAACCGTCAATCAATGCTTGAAGAGGTCGCTGAACTGAAGTTGCCTGATTGCTATG GAAAAGTTTCCATTCCAAGGCAATTGGTTGTTATGGAAGATCCAGCTGCAATACCAGATGAAGTTACTAAAGCTGGATTAAGAGTACCTCTAG TTGTGAAACCTCTATTTGTGGATGGAAGTGCTAAGTCGCATGAATTATTCCTTGCATATGATCAGTTGTCCCCCTCAGAACTGGAGCCTCCGATGGTTTTACAAGAGTTCATTAATCATG GTGGTGTTCTCTTTAAAGTTTATGTCATTGGGGAGTCCGTAAAAGTTGCCCGGCGTTTCTCTCTGCCTGATATAACCAAATGCGACTTACCAAAAATTTCTGGTGTTTTCCGTTTTCCAAGAGTTTCATGTGCTGCAGCTAGTGCAGATGAGGCTGATCTGGATCCTGCTGTTGCTG AACTTCCTCCAAGACCTTTGCTTGAGGGACTTGCAAGAGAACTCCGTAATCGACTG GGCCTCCGGCTATTCAACGTCGATATGATTCGGCAAAAGGGAACCAAAGATCTATATTACGTCATTGACATCAACTACTTCCCTG GATATGGGAAAATGCCGGAATATGAACATATATTTACTGATTTTGTTCTTGGTCTGGTGCAAAACAAACACAAACAGAGACCTCCTGCAGTGTAG
- the LOC142547019 gene encoding inositol-tetrakisphosphate 1-kinase 4-like isoform X1 yields MQLNGEISDSCIRDEEEEEIGETHVNSAGPDISSSPPTSPSVSPSPSVVIGCALTSKKKKSFLQPKLIRLSRSKGIQYVSIDLNRPLLEQGPFDIILQKLTGKEWSQSIKDYQREYPAVIILDPPQAIQHVHNRQSMLEEVAELKLPDCYGKVSIPRQLVVMEDPAAIPDEVTKAGLRVPLVVKPLFVDGSAKSHELFLAYDQLSPSELEPPMVLQEFINHGGVLFKVYVIGESVKVARRFSLPDITKCDLPKISGVFRFPRVSCAAASADEADLDPAVAELPPRPLLEGLARELRNRLGLRLFNVDMIRQKGTKDLYYVIDINYFPAGYGKMPEYEHIFTDFVLGLVQNKHKQRPPAV; encoded by the exons ATGCAATTGAACGGAGAGATTTCAGATTCATGCATCcgtgatgaagaagaagaagagattGGCGAAACACATGTGAATTCTGCCGGGCCCGACATTTCTTCTTCACCGCCTACTTCTCCCTCAGTGTCGCCCTCGCCGAGTGTTGTGATCGGCTGTGCTCTTACTTCAAAGAAGAAAAAGAGTTTCTTGCAGCCGAAACTTATCCGATTGTCCCG AAGCAAGGGGATACAGTATGTCTCCATTGACTTGAACAGACCTTTATTGGAGCAAGGACCATTCGACATTATTTTACAAAAA TTAACTGGAAAAGAGTGGTCCCAGTCAATTAAG gATTATCAGAGAGAATATCCTGCGGTTATTATTTTGGATCCTCCTCAAGCCATACAACATGTTCACAACCGTCAATCAATGCTTGAAGAGGTCGCTGAACTGAAGTTGCCTGATTGCTATG GAAAAGTTTCCATTCCAAGGCAATTGGTTGTTATGGAAGATCCAGCTGCAATACCAGATGAAGTTACTAAAGCTGGATTAAGAGTACCTCTAG TTGTGAAACCTCTATTTGTGGATGGAAGTGCTAAGTCGCATGAATTATTCCTTGCATATGATCAGTTGTCCCCCTCAGAACTGGAGCCTCCGATGGTTTTACAAGAGTTCATTAATCATG GTGGTGTTCTCTTTAAAGTTTATGTCATTGGGGAGTCCGTAAAAGTTGCCCGGCGTTTCTCTCTGCCTGATATAACCAAATGCGACTTACCAAAAATTTCTGGTGTTTTCCGTTTTCCAAGAGTTTCATGTGCTGCAGCTAGTGCAGATGAGGCTGATCTGGATCCTGCTGTTGCTG AACTTCCTCCAAGACCTTTGCTTGAGGGACTTGCAAGAGAACTCCGTAATCGACTG GGCCTCCGGCTATTCAACGTCGATATGATTCGGCAAAAGGGAACCAAAGATCTATATTACGTCATTGACATCAACTACTTCCCTG CAGGATATGGGAAAATGCCGGAATATGAACATATATTTACTGATTTTGTTCTTGGTCTGGTGCAAAACAAACACAAACAGAGACCTCCTGCAGTGTAG
- the LOC142544855 gene encoding agamous-like MADS-box protein AGL29: MSSSNQAPPRKSNGRRKVRMAKMENQSNLQVTFSKRRAGLFKKASELCVLCGVEAAIIIFSPAEKVYSFGHPNVENVINKFLNGTSPRQNNNTAANHELIVESHRNSAIRVRNLELVQVESMLKAERNRGEELDKITKTAGHMPPQFPCVDGLNYTQLSILKEAMLDLKKKFEDMVHKEIHMHANSQHSFDYYDSLIQKNESLKGYPIMVGSSIHGASSFDVKSWSHGLGNVSPYFNPHVGSNESIQIAGSNNTNIRSRGPNTHDNFQDILNPMAIFSSGPSSAAASMLPYATSVINSRGSGLGGLDNGYGSWPTN; the protein is encoded by the coding sequence ATGAGTTCATCAAACCAAGCACCACCAAGAAAAAGCAATGGCCGTAGGAAGGTGAGAATGGCGAAGATGGAGAACCAAAGTAATTTGCAGGTTACTTTCTCGAAACGTCGTGCAGGTCTGTTCAAGAAAGCTAGCGAACTCTGCGTTCTATGCGGGGTGGAAGCCGCCATAATCATCTTCTCACCTGCGGAAAAGGTTTATAGTTTCGGCCACCCTAACGTAGAAAACGTTATCAACAAGTTTCTCAATGGGACATCTCCTCGGCAAAATAATAACACTGCCGCAAATCATGAGCTTATCGTCGAGTCTCACCGTAACTCTGCTATCCGTGTACGAAACTTGGAGCTGGTCCAAGTTGAAAGCATgctgaaagcagaaagaaaccgCGGGGAAGAGCTTGATAAGATCACGAAAACAGCAGGCCATATGCCTCCCCAGTTTCCTTGCGTTGATGGACTCAACTACACCCAACTTTCAATCTTGAAGGAAGCCATGTTGGACCTCAAGAAAAAATTTGAAGACATGGTGCACAAGGAAATCCATATGCATGCGAATTCCCAGCATTCGTTTGATTACTATGACTCCTTGATACAGAAAAACGAGTCTCTCAAGGGTTATCCTATTATGGTCGGATCAAGCATTCATGGTGCATCCTCTTTTGATGTGAAGTCATGGTCACATGGACTTGGTAATGTTTCCCCTTATTTCAATCCCCACGTCGGGAGCAACGAATCAATTCAAATAGCTGGTAGTAATAATACAAACATAAGGAGTCGAGGTCCCAACACTCATGACAATTTCCAGGACATACTAAACCCCATGGCTATATTTTCGAGTGGACCGAGTTCCGCTGCTGCTTCGATGCTTCCATATGCTACTAGCGTTATTAATAGTAGAGGTTCGGGGCTTGGTGGACTTGACAATGGTTACGGGAGTTGGCCGACCAATTAG
- the LOC142547019 gene encoding inositol-tetrakisphosphate 1-kinase 4-like isoform X3 has product MQLNGEISDSCIRDEEEEEIGETHVNSAGPDISSSPPTSPSVSPSPSVVIGCALTSKKKKSFLQPKLIRLSRKGIQYVSIDLNRPLLEQGPFDIILQKLTGKEWSQSIKDYQREYPAVIILDPPQAIQHVHNRQSMLEEVAELKLPDCYGKVSIPRQLVVMEDPAAIPDEVTKAGLRVPLVVKPLFVDGSAKSHELFLAYDQLSPSELEPPMVLQEFINHGGVLFKVYVIGESVKVARRFSLPDITKCDLPKISGVFRFPRVSCAAASADEADLDPAVAELPPRPLLEGLARELRNRLGLRLFNVDMIRQKGTKDLYYVIDINYFPAGYGKMPEYEHIFTDFVLGLVQNKHKQRPPAV; this is encoded by the exons ATGCAATTGAACGGAGAGATTTCAGATTCATGCATCcgtgatgaagaagaagaagagattGGCGAAACACATGTGAATTCTGCCGGGCCCGACATTTCTTCTTCACCGCCTACTTCTCCCTCAGTGTCGCCCTCGCCGAGTGTTGTGATCGGCTGTGCTCTTACTTCAAAGAAGAAAAAGAGTTTCTTGCAGCCGAAACTTATCCGATTGTCCCG CAAGGGGATACAGTATGTCTCCATTGACTTGAACAGACCTTTATTGGAGCAAGGACCATTCGACATTATTTTACAAAAA TTAACTGGAAAAGAGTGGTCCCAGTCAATTAAG gATTATCAGAGAGAATATCCTGCGGTTATTATTTTGGATCCTCCTCAAGCCATACAACATGTTCACAACCGTCAATCAATGCTTGAAGAGGTCGCTGAACTGAAGTTGCCTGATTGCTATG GAAAAGTTTCCATTCCAAGGCAATTGGTTGTTATGGAAGATCCAGCTGCAATACCAGATGAAGTTACTAAAGCTGGATTAAGAGTACCTCTAG TTGTGAAACCTCTATTTGTGGATGGAAGTGCTAAGTCGCATGAATTATTCCTTGCATATGATCAGTTGTCCCCCTCAGAACTGGAGCCTCCGATGGTTTTACAAGAGTTCATTAATCATG GTGGTGTTCTCTTTAAAGTTTATGTCATTGGGGAGTCCGTAAAAGTTGCCCGGCGTTTCTCTCTGCCTGATATAACCAAATGCGACTTACCAAAAATTTCTGGTGTTTTCCGTTTTCCAAGAGTTTCATGTGCTGCAGCTAGTGCAGATGAGGCTGATCTGGATCCTGCTGTTGCTG AACTTCCTCCAAGACCTTTGCTTGAGGGACTTGCAAGAGAACTCCGTAATCGACTG GGCCTCCGGCTATTCAACGTCGATATGATTCGGCAAAAGGGAACCAAAGATCTATATTACGTCATTGACATCAACTACTTCCCTG CAGGATATGGGAAAATGCCGGAATATGAACATATATTTACTGATTTTGTTCTTGGTCTGGTGCAAAACAAACACAAACAGAGACCTCCTGCAGTGTAG